The proteins below are encoded in one region of Paenibacillus albus:
- a CDS encoding cache domain-containing sensor histidine kinase, whose product MIRLARSSFKLAGISLRAQLIFSFMAVTLLVLSISSYYSYVKTLDILKKRTQETTFSQFRQIEMNTLTLLHEVDKLSNTFLMESKVQSFLQSDQLTNLEFISLERDIMERINQYLTTYDYLDSIYIFTENGTVIGGTLSQNQSAYEIGRGYEFYNTDLYNKVKTSFPQSIWTGGLTTSDFMRSSIPNGLTNSRLISSIRGVRWIGGSRMSAELVLNVNERYLGAGYGSLQSLPGGSIHIIDGSGKVISSTDEKAINAPYLFESHIKPALNLGSFSSDRDGSHEQIIYYRMNETGWILVNEVPTELYTKDVVVIGRFIAAIFLLSLVLIVALSSLWMNRIMSSFHQLIKGMRFIGRGKIGHTLPKASNREMGQLIDQFNHMSTGILELMQQNEETEKTKRQLEIEALQSQINPHFLYNTLNTVKWMAAVAKAPNIMECMTSLGNMLRPIYYDPSPLWSIKEELEFVRNYINIMNYRYGEELKFEFDVPEQLLGCQTLRFMIQPSIENALIHGELHQGVIQVSARELNGDLQVIVKDTCGGMTPSKAFEVNQRIKEQQPAERPAKGIGLSNVNKRIQLHFGERYGIEVHSSEGVETQVYMMIPIIAGSEAS is encoded by the coding sequence ATGATACGACTAGCCAGATCTTCTTTCAAGCTGGCCGGCATCTCGCTTCGGGCACAGCTTATCTTCTCCTTCATGGCCGTCACGCTGCTCGTGCTCTCCATCAGCTCGTATTACAGCTATGTCAAAACCCTCGATATCTTAAAGAAACGTACGCAAGAGACGACATTCTCGCAATTTCGCCAGATTGAAATGAATACGCTTACACTTCTTCATGAGGTCGATAAGCTGTCAAACACCTTCCTCATGGAGAGCAAAGTACAATCCTTCCTGCAGAGCGACCAGCTGACAAACCTCGAATTTATTTCGCTCGAACGCGATATTATGGAGCGAATCAATCAATATTTGACCACCTACGATTACTTGGATTCCATCTATATCTTCACCGAGAACGGCACTGTTATCGGCGGCACGCTATCGCAGAACCAGAGCGCTTATGAGATTGGCCGCGGTTACGAGTTCTACAACACCGACTTATATAACAAAGTTAAGACAAGCTTCCCTCAGTCCATATGGACAGGAGGTTTAACGACAAGCGACTTCATGCGAAGCTCCATTCCGAATGGGCTGACGAATTCGCGCCTTATCTCTTCGATTCGCGGTGTGAGATGGATCGGAGGGAGCCGGATGAGCGCGGAGCTCGTGCTGAACGTGAATGAGCGATATTTGGGTGCCGGCTATGGCAGCTTGCAGAGCTTGCCCGGCGGCTCCATTCATATTATCGATGGCAGCGGAAAGGTGATTTCCAGCACGGACGAGAAGGCGATTAATGCACCATATTTGTTTGAATCACACATCAAGCCAGCGTTAAATCTCGGTTCCTTCTCCTCAGATCGGGACGGCTCGCATGAGCAAATCATCTATTACCGGATGAATGAAACCGGCTGGATCTTGGTCAATGAAGTGCCAACCGAGCTGTATACGAAGGATGTTGTCGTTATCGGACGGTTCATCGCTGCGATTTTCTTGCTGTCACTTGTGTTGATCGTTGCGTTGTCTTCGCTTTGGATGAACCGGATTATGAGCTCATTTCATCAGCTGATCAAGGGGATGAGGTTTATCGGACGAGGCAAAATCGGCCATACGCTGCCGAAGGCATCGAACCGGGAGATGGGGCAGCTTATTGATCAGTTCAACCATATGTCCACGGGCATTCTGGAGCTGATGCAGCAGAACGAAGAGACGGAGAAGACGAAGCGGCAGCTGGAGATTGAGGCGCTGCAGTCGCAGATTAATCCGCATTTTCTATACAATACGCTCAATACGGTGAAGTGGATGGCGGCAGTCGCCAAAGCGCCGAACATTATGGAATGTATGACAAGCCTTGGTAATATGCTGCGGCCGATTTACTACGATCCGTCGCCGCTATGGTCGATTAAGGAAGAGCTGGAGTTCGTCCGTAACTATATCAACATTATGAATTATCGTTATGGTGAGGAGCTGAAGTTTGAGTTCGATGTGCCGGAGCAGCTGCTTGGCTGTCAAACGCTGCGATTCATGATTCAGCCATCCATCGAGAATGCGCTTATTCACGGGGAGCTGCATCAAGGGGTTATTCAAGTGTCTGCCCGAGAGCTGAACGGGGATCTCCAGGTTATAGTTAAGGATACTTGCGGCGGCATGACACCGAGCAAAGCATTCGAAGTGAATCAGCGGATTAAGGAGCAGCAGCCTGCTGAAAGGCCGGCAAAAGGGATTGGACTCAGCAATGTGAACAAGCGGATTCAGCTGCATTTTGGCGAACGGTATGGGATTGAGGTGCACAGCAGCGAAGGCGTCGAGACCCAGGTCTATATGATGATTCCGATCATTGCAGGCAGTGAAGCGTCCTAG
- a CDS encoding extracellular solute-binding protein, translated as MALFVLSGCNSANIASTRNAENNNAPAIASAEPITLKVQVSSTGKDFENTDVYNEIKRITGVTMNLETYDEQKFKVQLAGGDLPDIIQVPNKNIKELIEGNNIIPLDELVKTDGPDILKPVYDKSLAYIRKFWSDDTNKLYMIPVQTGSSSFGFEQQIGFNVRWDYYKELGYPKIGSIDDMVNVLTEMVERHPLTKDGKKVYGVSMWNDWGSLGTWGLRSMGLITGNGLFNVNTGQLVNEYTDPDKSGIWDTARFMFMAQQNGILDPDAFTAKYNDIVAKGSEGTLLSSIATWPFAAANAELLKEGPDKGFVTIPLEWGFTNIGGTTIAGWSDRAWAISSNCKNPQRAMDLIDFLVSEQGSRLIESGIEGTHWDVVDGKPAMNMDTVKLAAAGGDSWKKTGIGQMANQQGFSDHTRLSDGGFVNLFNTPEVYATKVNSLNQDYDAYYGVSYPAEAYQKYAEQGKVKTLDQMPQDVMNAMPPQPDAIKRIVAKVDELLVKGMPIVVLGSKTDAEFKENQTALIQKLVEAGADTYFDWYKQAFEETKAKLGQG; from the coding sequence GTGGCGTTGTTCGTGCTGTCAGGCTGTAATTCAGCGAATATAGCCTCAACCCGTAATGCCGAGAACAATAATGCGCCTGCTATTGCGTCTGCGGAGCCGATCACGCTGAAGGTGCAGGTTAGCAGTACGGGGAAGGATTTTGAGAATACGGATGTATACAACGAGATTAAGCGGATCACTGGCGTGACGATGAATCTGGAGACGTATGACGAGCAGAAGTTCAAGGTTCAGCTAGCCGGAGGTGATCTGCCCGACATTATTCAGGTGCCGAATAAGAATATTAAAGAGCTGATTGAGGGCAACAACATTATCCCGCTCGATGAGCTGGTGAAGACGGATGGTCCTGACATCTTGAAGCCGGTCTACGACAAGAGCTTGGCGTATATCCGTAAGTTCTGGAGCGATGACACGAATAAGCTGTATATGATTCCCGTTCAGACCGGGTCGAGCAGCTTCGGCTTCGAGCAGCAGATTGGATTCAACGTCAGGTGGGATTACTACAAGGAGCTCGGTTATCCGAAAATTGGCAGCATCGACGATATGGTGAACGTGCTCACGGAGATGGTAGAGCGACATCCATTAACGAAGGATGGCAAGAAAGTGTACGGCGTCAGCATGTGGAACGATTGGGGCTCGCTTGGAACGTGGGGGCTTCGCAGTATGGGGCTCATAACCGGCAATGGCTTGTTTAATGTGAACACGGGGCAGCTTGTGAATGAATATACGGACCCGGATAAAAGCGGCATCTGGGATACGGCGAGGTTTATGTTCATGGCGCAGCAGAACGGAATTCTCGACCCGGATGCGTTCACTGCGAAGTATAACGATATTGTGGCAAAAGGGTCCGAGGGCACGCTGCTATCTAGTATCGCAACTTGGCCGTTCGCCGCTGCCAATGCGGAGCTGCTCAAGGAGGGACCGGACAAGGGCTTCGTCACGATCCCGCTGGAATGGGGCTTTACCAACATTGGAGGTACGACCATCGCAGGGTGGAGCGACCGAGCATGGGCGATATCTTCGAATTGCAAGAACCCGCAGCGAGCGATGGATTTGATTGATTTTCTCGTTTCCGAGCAAGGGTCGCGCCTGATCGAGAGCGGTATCGAAGGCACGCATTGGGATGTGGTCGATGGCAAGCCCGCTATGAATATGGATACGGTGAAGCTTGCGGCAGCGGGCGGCGACAGCTGGAAGAAGACCGGTATCGGCCAGATGGCGAACCAGCAGGGCTTCTCCGATCATACTCGCCTAAGCGACGGCGGGTTCGTCAATTTGTTCAATACGCCGGAAGTCTACGCGACGAAGGTGAATTCGCTTAATCAAGATTATGACGCTTATTATGGCGTCTCTTATCCTGCCGAAGCTTACCAGAAATATGCGGAGCAAGGCAAAGTGAAAACGCTGGACCAAATGCCGCAGGATGTGATGAACGCGATGCCTCCTCAGCCTGATGCGATTAAGCGAATTGTCGCGAAGGTCGATGAGCTGCTTGTGAAAGGAATGCCGATTGTCGTGTTAGGTTCGAAGACGGATGCGGAGTTTAAAGAGAATCAGACGGCGCTCATCCAAAAGCTGGTTGAAGCTGGCGCAGATACGTATTTTGACTGGTA